In Hypanus sabinus isolate sHypSab1 chromosome 30, sHypSab1.hap1, whole genome shotgun sequence, one DNA window encodes the following:
- the srrm1 gene encoding serine/arginine repetitive matrix protein 1 isoform X4, translating into MQINLTGFLNGKNARMFMGELWPLLLSAQENIAGIPSAFLEQKKEEIKQRQIEQEKLATLKKQDEEKDKKDKEDKENREKRDRSRSPKRRKSRSPSPRRRSPARRERKRSPSRSPRRRTRSGSRSASPLTTAKKPEQLSPEPDLSLKERKESPAPEATSTSDILKEIKPSTPDVKETLLEQPIKKEKERKEKNRHRSRSRSKSKSRSRSRSHSRPRRRPRSRSRSYSPRRRSSPRRRSLPRRRSPPRRLPPPPPPRHRRSRSPIRRRRSPSVSSSGSSSSSSSRSRSPPKKTKRISPSPPRKPRRSSPSPATPPRRRHRSPVTVTSPAHKGARLSSPHVNRSRKGYTSVSPARPAPKRKGSVKHESVSPPKPRRSEPSDSEDDKGGKTAGVESVQQRRQYRKQNQQTTSESGSSSSSEDEAPKRSNAKNGEVRRRRHRSLSRSMSPSPAMRKRHKDFSPRMPLGKRWHFPVARRRRRSPSPPPRRRRTPTPPRRRRSPSPLRRRSPSPPPRRRSASPRRYSPAIQRRYSPSPPPRRRASPSPAPKRRSSPSPSSRRRRGSPPSRSNRDVRSPPHKRHSPSPRPRPMRGSISPPPARRVSISPPPPQRRHMSPSPSNRPIRRVSRTPEPKKPKKISPNLQVVRRATSSRSISRSPEPAPKKRPMASVSRSQSGSRSPTPLLPPPPVKKPKSASVSPSPLKISDQETGGKKKKKKKDKKHKKDKKHKKHKKHKKEKAAVAPATVEEGKVEPVEAPVKSPQPEASEPTKESESEEENLDDLEKHLREKALRSMRKAQASPPS; encoded by the exons ATTGAACAGGAGAAGTTGGCTACCCTGAAGAAGCAAGATGAAGAAAAGGATAAAAAGGATAAAGAAGACAAAGAAAACAGAGAAAAGAGGGACCGCTCCAGAAGTCCAAAGAG ACGTAAGTCAAGATCTCCATCACCTAGGAGGCGATCACCAGCAAGAAGGGAGAGAAAACGTTCTCCTTCTAGGTCTCCTCGTCGCAGGACTAGAAGTGGGAGTAGAAGTGCTTCGCCACTAACTACAGCCAAGAAGCCAGAGCAGCTATCACCTGAGCCAGATCTCTCacttaaagaaagaaaagaatctcCTGCACCGGAAGCAACTTCAACAAG TGATATTCTGAAGGAAATCAAACCCTCAACACCAGATGTTAAAGAGACTTTATTAGAACAGCCTAttaaaaaagagaaggaaagaaaagaaaaaaatcgcCATCGCTCACGTTCACGGTCAAAATCAAAGTCTCGGTCCCGTTCACGTTCTCATTCACGGCCAAGGAGGCGCCCTCGGTCCCGGTCAAG GTCCTATTCACCTCGAAGGCGGTCTAGTCCAAGGCGCAGGTCTCTGCCTCGAAGGAGGAGTCCACCAAGACGGTTGCccccacctccaccacccagacACAGAAGAAGTCGATCACCTATTAGAAG GCGTCGATCTCCCTCAGTTTCTTCCTCGGGCAGTagttcctcttcctcttccagaTCAAGGTCACCTCCAAAGAAGACAAAACGTATATCACCCAGTCCTCCCCGCAAACCTCGACGATCTTCCCCATCTCCTGCTACTCCTCCCAGGAGACGACATAGATCACCTGTGACTGTGACAAGTCCAGCTCATAAAGGGGCACGTTTGTCCTCTCCACATGTGAATCGTTCAAGGAAAGGTTATACTTCTGTTTCTCCTGCTAGGCCAG CACCAAAACGGAAGGGTAGTGTGAAGCATGAATCTGTATCTCCTCCTAAACCAAGAAGATCAGAGCCTTCAGATTCAG AAGATGATAAAGGCGGCAAGACTGCAGGAGTGGAATCAGTGCAGCAGCGGCGCCAGTACCGCAAACAGAACCAGCAGACCACTTCTG AGTCTGGATCTTCCTCCTCATCTGAAGATGAAGCACCAAAACGTTCAAATGCAAAGAATGGGGAAGTTCGAAGAAGACGCCATCGTTCATTGTCACGGAGTATGTCTCCTTCCCCTGCAATGCGAAAGAGGCACAAGGACTTTTCACCAAG GATGCCGCTTGGAAAGAGGTGGCACTTCCCAGTGGCGAGAAG GAGGAGGAGaagtccatcaccaccaccaaGACGCCGGCGTACTCCAACTCCCCCTAGAAGGCGTAGATCACCATCTCCACTAAGACGCAG ATCACCATCACCACCCCCACGTAGACGTTCAGCCTCACCGAGGCGCTATTCCCCTGCAATTCAGAGGAGGTATAGTCCTTCACCACCACCTAGGAGACGGGCTTCTCCATCACCAGCACCAAAGCGTCGtagttctccctctccctcttctcgGCGCAGGAGAGGATCACCACCAAGCAGGTCCAACAGAGATGTTCGCTCACCACCACACAAACGGCATTCACCATCTCCACGGCCTAGGCCAATGCGTGGATCCATTAGTCCTCCACCAGCACGAAGAGTATCAatctcaccaccaccaccacagcgACGTCATATGTCCCCATCCCCCAGTAATAGGCCTATCCGGCGAGTTTCACGCACCCCAGAACCGAAGAAACCTAAAAA GATTTCACCAAATCTACAAGTTGTGCGGAGGGCTACATCATCCAGATCCATATCTCGATCCCCTGAGCCTGCTCCCAAGAAGCGGCCAATGGCTTCAGTCTCCAGGTCACAGTCTGGTAGTAGATCACCAACGCCTCTTCTTCCACCACCTCCAGTTAAAAAGCCAAAGAGTGCTTCTGTTAGTCCATCTCCTCTCAAG ATTTCTGACCAAGAAACtggaggaaagaaaaagaaaaagaagaaggacAAGAAACACAAAAAGGACAAGAAACACAAGAAACATAAGAAGCataagaaagaaaaggctgcagtCGCACCAGCAACAGTTGAAGAAGGAAAAGTTGAACCAGTTGAAGCTCCAGTAAAATCACCTCAGCCAGAAGCTTCAGAACCCACAAAG GAATCAGAAAGTGAGGAAGAAAACCTAGATGATTTAGAAAAGCATCTCCGAGAGAAGGCTCTGCGGTCAATGAGGAAAGCTCAAGCTTCACCACCATCTTGA